In Peptococcus niger, the genomic window AAGTAAGATTTGCTGGGATTTTGGCCAAGGATGAGGTTGCTGTTTTCATGTTAGATAAAAGACAAAAAAATATAACTTATAAACTGGAAAACTATGCCCCTAGGGGAAAGGTGGATTTCAGTTAAATGCTATATATGTATAAAATAGGTGCGTATTTATACTTTAAATAACAACAATAGATATGAAAGCATTGAAAAAAACTGGGTATTATGATGATTGACATTCCCCAAGGGGGAATATGGTAGACTATCTACAATATTAATTGTCGCAATATTTCGTTTGCGGCGGCTCGCTTTTAAAATATGAGCGCAGAAAGGATGAAGTATATGGAACATCAATCACCACCCGGGGCTGGCAACGGCCTCACGACGGCACAGGCATTAAAGCACAAATTGGATTCGTCTTTTTTTAAAAAAGGCGTAACCGTAGCCATTTTATCTGGGATGAGCTATGGGCTTTATACAGCCTTTATGACGTTGGGCATGACAAAAGGCGTATGGGCCGACTGGTACGGTGAGAATACAGCCTTGCTATCGGCTTTTGTCATCACTTATTTGATTGGGGCTTTGGGCAGTGCTGTCAATGACTCGATGAGTGCCTTGTGGGCCTTGGCCAATGCAGGTATTAAAGGGAAGCTAGGAGACTTTGTTCGTTGCTTAAGAACGAAACCGGGACGTATTATGATTTTGGCAGCAGCCATTGGTGGGCCCATTTCATCGGCAGCGTATGTCATAGGGCTTCAATTGGCAGGATCAATTGTTGTGCCGATTTCAGCACTCTGTCCGGCTATTGGGGCAATCTTGGCACGGATCCTCTTTAAGCAAAAATTAAATGCGCGTATGCTTGTGGGGATCGGTATTTGTGTTATCGCCAGTTTTATGATTGGCTCGACTTCTGTTGGTCAAGATGCACCGGAAGGCCGCTTTTTGGGCATTATGATTGCTCTTATTGCTGCTTTTGGCTGGGGACTTGAAGGCTGTGTGGCCGGTTACGGGACCACTTTGATCGACTATGAAATTGGGATTACCATTCGTCAATGCACCTCCGGTTTGGGCAACTTACTTGTTCTTATTCCTATTTTTGCCCTAGTTGGCGGTGAACCGGTTGGATTAGGGTTTAAGTTGGCCGGACAAGCCTTCACCAGCCCGTCTATGCTTTTCTTTGTCATCAGTGGTTTCTTTGCACTTTATGCCTACAGCCTTTGGTATAAAGGCAATTCAATGTGTGGTGCGGCTTTGGGCATGGCCTGCAATGGCATGTTCTCCTTCTGGGGCCCCTTCTTCTGTTGGATTGTTTTAGGTGTCGTGGCCGGTTTGGATGGCTGGAGCCTACCGCCGATTGCTTGGGCTGCAGCTGTCATCATGGCTTGCGGGATTTTTGTCATTGCTGGAAATCCATTAGATTTCTTTCGTCGCGAGAAAGCCGAGTAAAGAGGTGCCAAGATGAAACTACCATTAAACTATGCAATCATAAATCACTTTGTACAAGTTGATGAGGCAACAGCAGATGATGTGATCCGTACCCTGACGCCTGAGTATGGCAACTATCGGGGGCTGCGCCGCCCGGCGGTTATAGAGGCAATCATGACTGCGGTCAGTAATGATTTATTGGCAGAAAGTCGCTATGAGGTGGATGCGCAAGGGGTACTGCAGGTGTACTATAAAACAACGCCTGAACAGCGCAAAACCATCATTGGTTATATTGGCAATCATCCCTACTAGGAGGCGTTATGGCGCGATATTATGGTGAAGAAGCCATTGGCTTAATTGAAACGGTGGGCATGGTGCCGGCTTTATATGCGTTGGATAAAATGCTAAAGGCGGCAGATGTTGAATTAATCAGCTATGAGAACATTGGATCAACCTTGGTCACAGTTGTCGTTAAAGGCGATGTCGCTGCTTGCGAACGAGCGGTAACAGCCGGCGCTCAAGCCGCTGCCGCCATCGGTAAGTTGACTGCAGAGAATGTTATGAAGCGCCCCATTCGTGCGGTAGGCGATATTGTTTCCGTGCACGATATTGATGCCGGATAGGAGGGATTTATGGCCAGTGAAGCGTTGGGATTGATTGAAACTTTCGGTCTCGTCTATGTATTGGAAGCGGCAGATGCTATGGTGAAAGCGGCAGATGTGACTTGCATCGGTTATGAAAACGTGGCGTCAGGTTATATCTCTGTTTTGGTTGAAGGAGATGTGGCCGCTTGCGAACAGGCCGTTGCCGCCGGTGTGGCTGCCGTTGAAGCCATGGGAACAGAAGTTTATAGCTCAGTGGTGATTGCGCGTCCTCATGAGGATTTGCAAAAAATCACCCAAAGGTACAATTTTGATCAATTACTCTCCGAATAAACATAGAAAGGAGGGAAAACATGCCTATCATCGACAACGACCTTTTGTCTGTGCAAGAAGCGCGTATTTTAGCTGAACAGGCACGGGAGGCACAAGCTCTTTTGCGAGCCTTACCCGCCTCTCTAACCGATGCAGCGGTTGCAGCAGTACTGGACTTAGTTCGTAGTGAAGCAAAAGCTTTAGCAGAACAAACGGTTTTGGAGACGGATTACGGCAATATTGAAGATAAGTATATTAAACTGCGTTTTTTATGCGAACGCATGCCACAAGTGCTAAATGGAAAAAACTATCGAGGCATTTTACGACCTGCTTATGGGGGTGAAATCGGCGAAGTGGGCATTGCGCGTGGCCCCTTGGTGGTTATTCTGCCATCGACGAATCCGGTAGTGACAGCTGCCCATATATTAACGGTGGCTCTAAAAAGTGGTAACGTGAGTATTTTTGTTCCGCCTAAACGCGCACGGAATACATTAAGTGCTTTTTTTGACAAGGTGAGTGCATGCCTTGAGAAATTGGGATTGCCTTCAAACACAGTCGGCTTTTTGCACACAGTAGCAGCTGCCGGTATCCGGACCTTGTGCGAACACCCGGCGACGGGGCTTATCGTAAATTCTTGTGCCCCTGCGGCCATGCCTTCTGTGAGAGCATCCGGGAAACCATTTATTTATGGATCCATGGGCAATAATCCGGTATTTGTAGAAAAAACGGCAAATCTACCTCAAGCAGCTTTAGACATTATTTCCAGCCGATCTTTTGATCACGGGCTTTTGCCTGGAGCGGAACAAAGTATTGTCGTTGATATTGCTGTTGAAAGCGCTTTTGCCCAAGCTTTTGCTGCAGCCGGTGCTTATTTTATGAACCCTGATGAAGCACAGGCCTTAGCTAATGTTGCTTTTGATAATGAAGGACGTTATAAAAGCGAGTTTGTTGGCAAGAACGCTGTAGAATTAGCACGTCGAGCTGGGTTTCAGGTACCGGACAATAAAAAGGTGCTGGTTGCTAAAGAACCGTATGTTTCTCAGCAAAGCTTGTATCGAAAAGAGAAATGGGCGCCTATTTTGGCCTGGTATCCGGAGGCGGATTGGGAAGAAGCTTGTGAAAAATGTATAGAGCTTCTCCTGGATGAAGACGGCGGGCATAGCATGGTCATTTACAGTCGCGATGAAGCGGTTATTGAACAGTTTGCCTTGCGAAAGCCGGTAGGACGCCTACTTATCAATACTCCGGCAGCCTTTGGTGCTATTGGCATGACGACGGACTTGTATCCGTCATTTACACTGGGATCGGGCAACCCAAAGAGCGGATGGTCACCGGATAATCTAAATCCGGAAAATTTGATTTATCTGCGTAAGCTTGCACGTCCGGTGCGTCGCATTGATGCTGCCTTGGCGGCTTATTGCGGAAGTGTGGAAAATATCTGCCCAATATCAGACAAGCAAGTCGAGGATACGGCAGCGGGTGGAGTTGAAGATCCGTTGTTAGACAGTTTTAATGCTTTTTTAGAAGTTTTATCACATCAAACGTATTGAAAGAGAGGTTTACGCTAATGGATTTACGCGAATTCTCCAAACAATTGGCGGAAGCTACGCGCCATATGTCCGGCGAAGAAAAAGCTGCCCTGGCGCGGATGTTTTCTCAGGTAACCGATCAGCTAAATCAAACAACACCGCATGGGCAGACTTGCACCGGTGGAGTTATTTCCGGCGGTACGCAAATTCCGGATGATATTACGCCACGTTTGCGTCGCCTGAAAGACAATTTTTTAAAACAAGTGCCTACGATTACGACCCACCGCGCTCGTGCCATTACCGAGATTACTAAAGAAAATCCGGGGATGCCAAAGGCGGTTTTGCGGGCAAAATGCTTTAAGCATTGCTGTGAAACAGCTCCTTTGGTGATTCAGGACGATGAACTCATTGTCGGGAATCCTTGTGGAGCACCACGGGCCGGCGCTTTTTCTCCGGATATTTCCTGGCGTTGGCTGGAAGAAGAATTGGATACCATCTCTAGCCGCCCGCAGGATCCGTTTTATATTTCTGAAGAAGATAAACGCTATTGCCGTGAGGTTCTCTTCCCCTTCTGGAAAGGAAAATCCGTTGACGAGTATTGTGAAGACCAATACCGTGAAGCAGGCTTATGGGAAATGAGCGGCGAATCTTTTGTATCCGACTGCTCTTACCACGCTTTAAACGGCGGCGGCGACTCCAATCCTGGGTATGACGTCATTGTCATGAAAAAAGGCATGCTGGATATTCAAAACGAGGCCAAAGAGCATTTGGCTCAATTGGATTATGCCAACCCTGAGGATCTAGATAAGATTTACTTTTATAAAGCCGTGGTGGACACCACGGAAGGGGTTATGATTTATGCTCGTCGGTTAGCGGCTTATGCCCGTGAAAAGGCTGCTGTTGAATCAAATCCGGAACGCAAGGCAGAATTGATGCAAATTGCAGCCAATTGTGAGCGTGTACCGGCGCATAAACCGGAAACCTTCTGGGAAGCCATTCAGGCTGTTTGGATCATTGAAAGTCTTTTGCCGGTAGAAGAAAACCAAACCGGTATGAGCATCGGGCGTGTGGACCAATATATGTACCCACTGTTCGAAGCAGACTTAAAAAGTGGTCGGCTGAATGAATTTCAAGCCTTTGAACTGGCTGGTTGCATGCTCATAAAAATGAGCGAAATGATGTGGATTACAAGTGAAGGCGGCTCTAAATTTTTCGCCGGCTACCAGCCCTTTGTCAATATGTGTGTGGGCGGGGTAACCCGTGATGGACGAGATGCCACCAATGACCTGACCTATCTTTTAATGGATGCGGTTCGTCATGTGAAAATCTACCAACCTTCTTTAGCTTGCCGTATTCATACGAAGAGCCCACAAAAATATATGCGTAAAATCGTTGATGTGGTCCGCAGCGGGATGGGTTTCCCGGCTTGCCACTTTGATGACACCCATATAAAAATGATGCTGGCCAAAGGCGTTTCTATTGAAGATGCCCGGGATTATTGCTTGATGGGGTGCGTGGAACCGCAAAAAGCAGGTCGTTTGTACCAATGGACGTCCACCAGTTACACCCAGTGGCCGGTATGCATTGAAACAACCTTGAATCACGGTGTACCGCTTTGGTATGGCAAACAGGTCACCCCTGATTCTGGTGACATCAGCCAGTTTGACACTTACGAAAAATTTGAAGCCGCGGTTAAAGAGCAAATTAAGTGGATTACCAGGAAAACCGCTACAGCAACTGTTATCAGCCAACGGGTTCACCGTGAATTGGCACCAAAACCCCTGATGAGCATTCTTTATGAAGGCTGCATGGAAAAGGGACGAGATGTATCTGCTGGCGGGGCAATGTATAACTTTGGCCCGGGGGTTGTATGGAGTGGCTTGGCCACCTATGCAGACTCGATGGCAGCCATCAAAAAACTGGTTTACGATGATAAAAAATATACCCTACAGCAGTTAAACCAAGCACTTGTGGCAAACTTTGAAGGTTATGATCAAGTGCGCACAGACTGCTTGAATGCTCCGAAGTACGGTAATGATGATGACTATGCTGACTTCATCGCAGCAGATTTAATCAACTTTACAGAAATGGAACACCGTAAGTATAAAACTCTGTATTCTATTTTATCTCACGGGACTTTGTCCATCTCTAACAACACCCCCTTCGGTGAAATGACCGGGGCTTCTGCAAATGGCCGCCTGGCTTGGACGCCCTTGTCTGATGGCATCAGCCCGACCCAAGGCGCTGACTATAAGGGGCCGACGGCTGTTATTAAATCTGTTTCCAAATTGTCGAATGACAATATGAATATTGGCATGGTTCATAACTTTAAACTCATTGGCGGCCTTTTGGATACTCCTGAGGGTGAAAACGGTTTAATTACCTTGTTACGGACGGCTTGTGCTTACGGCAACGGTGAAATGCAGTTCAACTATTTGGACAATGAAACGTTAAAGAAAGCACAGGAAAAACCTGAAGAATATCGAGATTTGGTCGTGCGTGTTGCCGGTTATAGCGCCTTCTTTGTTGAACTTTGTAAAGAAGTACAGGATGAAATCATTTCCCGGACGGTATTGAAGGGCTTTTAAACCGATGGCGTAAAGGAGAGGATGACATGACGGCTCGAAACACCGGTCCTGAGCGGGAAGCGCTCATCTTCAACATTCAAAAATATAACACCTATGACGGACCCGGTGTGCGGACACTGATCTTTTTTAAAGGCTGTCCTCTGCGCTGTCGCTGGTGTGCCAATCCGGAAGGTTTGGAACGAAAAGTACAAATTATGTTCAAAGCGCAAGCCTGTATTCACTGCGGTGCCTGTGCTAAGGTTTGTCCGGTGGGCATTCATCGTATGAATGCAGCCGGAGAACATGAGGTAAACAGGGAAATTGATTGTATCGCCTGTGGAAAGTGTGTTGCAGCCTGTCCGCGACAAGCATTGTCGATTGTTGGTGAACGGAAAACCATTACCGAATTGTTGGAAGTTGTAGAAGAAGATCGCATGTTTTATGAGATGAGCGGTGGTGGTGTAACCTTGGGTGGTGGCGAGTGTACTGCCCAGCCGGAAGCGGCAATTAGCATACTGGCTGCTTGTAAGCAAGCGGGGATTAATACGGCCATTGAAACATCGGGCTACACCTCTGAATCCAATATTTTAAAAATTGCAGAGGTCTGTGACTTGTTCTTGTTTGACTTAAAGCACATGGATCCTGTTAAGCACATGGAATGGACCGGGGTCAACAACGAAAAAATCCTGCATAATTTAGCGTTGCTTTTAGAAAAAGGCTATAATGTTAAAATACGGATGCCGCTTTTAAAAGGCATTAACGATAGTGATGAAGAATTTCACCAGGTGGCTGAATTTTTAGCGCCGTATAAACTGTATAAAAACTTTAAAGGCGTGGATATCTTGCCCTACCACAAAATGGGGGTGGGGAAATATCCCCAGGTGGGGAAGGTCTATCCCATAGAAGGAGACCCCAGTCTCTCCGAAGCAGATTTAGATCGGCTGGAAAAGATTCTTTCTCATTATGATTTTAAGGTTGACTTGATACGGCATTAAGGAGGCGAATGATGGGCATTCCTGAGAAACGGACACATGAACGCATTATTCAGGAGAGTGTGCCGGGCAAACAAGTGACCTTGGCCCACGTCATCGCTCATCCGATGCAGGACATATATGAGCGGCTGGGCATTGAAGGCCGGGGTGCCATCGGTATTTTAACCTTAACGCCTGTGGAAACAGCTATTATTGCAGCAGATGTTGCCACTAAAGCATCTGATGTGGAGATTGGTTTTTTGGACCGTTTTACCGGTTCAGTCATTATCAGTGGTGATGTGGAAAGTGTTGCCACAGCTCTTCAAGCAGTGACGGAGACGCTATGTGACTTACTGGGATTTGACACTGTAGCTGTGACGCGTACATGAAGCGGCGCGTTATGATTATTGGGCCGGAAGGCTCGGGAAAATCCTACCTGGCACATTTGTTGGAAGGCAGTGAAGCGCCTCTGGGCAAACGGCAGGATCCTATTTATGGATCTTGTACCATTGATGTCCCGGCAGCCTATTTGGAGCATCGCTGGATGGCGCATCATTTGATTGCAATGGCGCAAAATCAAGCCGCCTGCCTGGTCCTTTTGGCCGATGCTGATCGTAACCGACAAGTGTACTCTCATGGGTTTGCAAAGCTGTTCAGCTGCCCTACTTATGGTGTTGTTAACCTGAAAGACCATGAGGGGAAAAATACTGGTTTTGGCCGGGCCCAGCTTGTTGAAGCAGGTGTTGATAAAATTTTTGTGGTTGATTTTACTGTCGGAGAAAGCATGCAAGTGTTTTTAGACGCTATCCGAGAAGCTGTAAGGGAGGGATAAAATGCGATATGTTACCGAAGGAGAGATGCGCGACGCTTATGCAAAAGCCCCTTTTTCAACTTATCGTCTTTCACAAGATATCCGTTTAACTCCGGGCGCTCGGACTTTTTTGATAGACCAACGGGTGGATATCATTGATCCCACTGCACCTAAAAGGGTAAAAAATGTGGGGCATGATGCTGAAAAAAACGGAGACCTGGCACTGGTAATCGCAGAATTGTGGCAAGCGGCTTTGGATATCCCTGCTGATGCGGCCCTGTTTGCCGATTTAGCTGAATCGCTGACCAGCGGGAAACCGGTGGCGTGTGGGTGCACGGTATCTGAAAAAATGCCGGATTTTGAGCGTAAGTTATTAGCCCATCCGGGAGCGGCCAGATTACTGCGGTATAGGAAATTGACCAATCTTTTGGTCCAGGCATCTGGAGACGAAACCGTTTTATGCGCCGCACAGAGTGCCTTGATACAGGCTTATTTAAATTTGCTGGGAGGGGTTGCCGATGAAGCATCGCTTTGAGAAAGCTGATCAGCTGGTTGCTGATTTTGAGACGGTTTTAAAGACCCCTCGTCACAATGCGACACCACCTTTTTATGTGGGCGTGGACCTTGGAACAGCTTGTGTTGTGGTTGTCGTTTTAGATGCAGAAAAGCGTCCGGTTGCAGGTAAAATGCAATACGCTGATGTGGTTAGGGACGGCATGGTGGTTGATTACATCGGTGCGGTAGATATTGTGCGCCGCATGAAAGACGAACTGGAGCAAGAGCTGGATACAGAACTGGTCTATGCAGCAGCTGCCATTCCGCCGGAAACCGGATCAATTGACGGTGGTGCCATTAAAAATGTGGTGGAAAGTGCCGGATTTCAGTTGACCAATTTACTGGATGAACCCACTGCCGCCAATGCTGTTCTGAATATAACAGACGGTGCCATAGTGGACATTGGTGGTGGGACCACCGGCATATCAATATTTAAAGATGGCCATGTCACGGATGTTTCAGATGAAGCTACCGGAGGAACACATTTTTCTTTGGTGGTATCGGGAGCCTATAAAATGCCTTATGATGAAGCGGAGCGGTTTAAACGCAATCCGGCACATCATAAAGAGTTACTGCCTGTTTTAGCGCCGGTGATTGATAAGGTTTCAGCTATTGTCAGTCATCATGTAGCTGGCCATGCTGTGGACAACATTGTATTGGTTGGAGGGACCGCCTGCTTGAACGGTATTGAAGAAATCGTTGAACGCCGTACGGGCATTCCGACCTTTAAACCGCAACAGCCGATGTTTGTTACCCCTCTTGGGATTGCCTTGAATTGTCAATTGCCGGAGGAGGGAAACTAATGGATGTTCGTATCATCAAACATCCTTCACCTGCAACACTGGAGATACTTGACCGTCGCCGGGGCAGTCGTGAGCCGATTGATTTGCCTGAAATTGATGCCATTGGTTTGTGTCAAGGGAAATTAATCGATATGATTGTCGCCAGCGATATCGCTCAAAAAACCGTAGGCGTACATGTGGAAGATATTCGTGGATCTTGTCCACAAAATATGATTTTACTTGCCATTTATGGTGAAACAGCTGCAGTTGAAGAGGCGATTGATACAATTGGGAAGCGATTAATGAAAAAGGGATGAGGAAGCTGTTAACGGCAAAATTAATTGGACGTGTGTGGGCAACACGAAAAACGGAAAGCCTCAGCGGATTTAAATTAATGCGTGCAGAAATCATAGGCGGCAATCGTGCCGGTGAGGAATTGGTTGTGGTGGATATTATTAGCGCCGGCATTGGCGAAAGAGTACTCATCACAACAGGCTCATCAGCGCGACGTATGCTAGGTGATGACAGCATCCCTGTAGATGCAGCAGTGGTCGGTATTATAGACGAGGATTGTATATTTTA contains:
- a CDS encoding BMC domain-containing protein, giving the protein MARYYGEEAIGLIETVGMVPALYALDKMLKAADVELISYENIGSTLVTVVVKGDVAACERAVTAGAQAAAAIGKLTAENVMKRPIRAVGDIVSVHDIDAG
- a CDS encoding BMC domain-containing protein, which translates into the protein MASEALGLIETFGLVYVLEAADAMVKAADVTCIGYENVASGYISVLVEGDVAACEQAVAAGVAAVEAMGTEVYSSVVIARPHEDLQKITQRYNFDQLLSE
- a CDS encoding aldehyde dehydrogenase family protein, which translates into the protein MPIIDNDLLSVQEARILAEQAREAQALLRALPASLTDAAVAAVLDLVRSEAKALAEQTVLETDYGNIEDKYIKLRFLCERMPQVLNGKNYRGILRPAYGGEIGEVGIARGPLVVILPSTNPVVTAAHILTVALKSGNVSIFVPPKRARNTLSAFFDKVSACLEKLGLPSNTVGFLHTVAAAGIRTLCEHPATGLIVNSCAPAAMPSVRASGKPFIYGSMGNNPVFVEKTANLPQAALDIISSRSFDHGLLPGAEQSIVVDIAVESAFAQAFAAAGAYFMNPDEAQALANVAFDNEGRYKSEFVGKNAVELARRAGFQVPDNKKVLVAKEPYVSQQSLYRKEKWAPILAWYPEADWEEACEKCIELLLDEDGGHSMVIYSRDEAVIEQFALRKPVGRLLINTPAAFGAIGMTTDLYPSFTLGSGNPKSGWSPDNLNPENLIYLRKLARPVRRIDAALAAYCGSVENICPISDKQVEDTAAGGVEDPLLDSFNAFLEVLSHQTY
- the cutC gene encoding choline trimethylamine-lyase, encoding MDLREFSKQLAEATRHMSGEEKAALARMFSQVTDQLNQTTPHGQTCTGGVISGGTQIPDDITPRLRRLKDNFLKQVPTITTHRARAITEITKENPGMPKAVLRAKCFKHCCETAPLVIQDDELIVGNPCGAPRAGAFSPDISWRWLEEELDTISSRPQDPFYISEEDKRYCREVLFPFWKGKSVDEYCEDQYREAGLWEMSGESFVSDCSYHALNGGGDSNPGYDVIVMKKGMLDIQNEAKEHLAQLDYANPEDLDKIYFYKAVVDTTEGVMIYARRLAAYAREKAAVESNPERKAELMQIAANCERVPAHKPETFWEAIQAVWIIESLLPVEENQTGMSIGRVDQYMYPLFEADLKSGRLNEFQAFELAGCMLIKMSEMMWITSEGGSKFFAGYQPFVNMCVGGVTRDGRDATNDLTYLLMDAVRHVKIYQPSLACRIHTKSPQKYMRKIVDVVRSGMGFPACHFDDTHIKMMLAKGVSIEDARDYCLMGCVEPQKAGRLYQWTSTSYTQWPVCIETTLNHGVPLWYGKQVTPDSGDISQFDTYEKFEAAVKEQIKWITRKTATATVISQRVHRELAPKPLMSILYEGCMEKGRDVSAGGAMYNFGPGVVWSGLATYADSMAAIKKLVYDDKKYTLQQLNQALVANFEGYDQVRTDCLNAPKYGNDDDYADFIAADLINFTEMEHRKYKTLYSILSHGTLSISNNTPFGEMTGASANGRLAWTPLSDGISPTQGADYKGPTAVIKSVSKLSNDNMNIGMVHNFKLIGGLLDTPEGENGLITLLRTACAYGNGEMQFNYLDNETLKKAQEKPEEYRDLVVRVAGYSAFFVELCKEVQDEIISRTVLKGF
- the cutD gene encoding choline TMA-lyase-activating enzyme, with the translated sequence MTARNTGPEREALIFNIQKYNTYDGPGVRTLIFFKGCPLRCRWCANPEGLERKVQIMFKAQACIHCGACAKVCPVGIHRMNAAGEHEVNREIDCIACGKCVAACPRQALSIVGERKTITELLEVVEEDRMFYEMSGGGVTLGGGECTAQPEAAISILAACKQAGINTAIETSGYTSESNILKIAEVCDLFLFDLKHMDPVKHMEWTGVNNEKILHNLALLLEKGYNVKIRMPLLKGINDSDEEFHQVAEFLAPYKLYKNFKGVDILPYHKMGVGKYPQVGKVYPIEGDPSLSEADLDRLEKILSHYDFKVDLIRH
- a CDS encoding BMC domain-containing protein, whose protein sequence is MGIPEKRTHERIIQESVPGKQVTLAHVIAHPMQDIYERLGIEGRGAIGILTLTPVETAIIAADVATKASDVEIGFLDRFTGSVIISGDVESVATALQAVTETLCDLLGFDTVAVTRT
- a CDS encoding EutP/PduV family microcompartment system protein, translating into MIIGPEGSGKSYLAHLLEGSEAPLGKRQDPIYGSCTIDVPAAYLEHRWMAHHLIAMAQNQAACLVLLADADRNRQVYSHGFAKLFSCPTYGVVNLKDHEGKNTGFGRAQLVEAGVDKIFVVDFTVGESMQVFLDAIREAVREG
- the eutJ gene encoding ethanolamine utilization protein EutJ, which gives rise to MKHRFEKADQLVADFETVLKTPRHNATPPFYVGVDLGTACVVVVVLDAEKRPVAGKMQYADVVRDGMVVDYIGAVDIVRRMKDELEQELDTELVYAAAAIPPETGSIDGGAIKNVVESAGFQLTNLLDEPTAANAVLNITDGAIVDIGGGTTGISIFKDGHVTDVSDEATGGTHFSLVVSGAYKMPYDEAERFKRNPAHHKELLPVLAPVIDKVSAIVSHHVAGHAVDNIVLVGGTACLNGIEEIVERRTGIPTFKPQQPMFVTPLGIALNCQLPEEGN
- a CDS encoding BMC domain-containing protein is translated as MDVRIIKHPSPATLEILDRRRGSREPIDLPEIDAIGLCQGKLIDMIVASDIAQKTVGVHVEDIRGSCPQNMILLAIYGETAAVEEAIDTIGKRLMKKG
- a CDS encoding EutN/CcmL family microcompartment protein — its product is MLTAKLIGRVWATRKTESLSGFKLMRAEIIGGNRAGEELVVVDIISAGIGERVLITTGSSARRMLGDDSIPVDAAVVGIIDEDCIF